The window TGGAGCCGCCTTTACCCTTACTGATACCGGTAGCTTTACCATACAATTCAGCCATGATGGCTTTAGGATCTGAGCCCAGCCCCAGCGGGTGTGCGTGGTCGCGGTAGGCGGTAATGTACTTGTCGCCTACTTCAAGCGCAGATACTGCGCCGGCAACACAGGCCTCCTGTCCAATATAGAGGTGGCAAAAGCCACGTATTTTTTGCTGGCCGTAGAGCTGGCCTGCTTTTTCCTCAAACTTGCGCATAAGGAGCATACTCTCAAACCAGGTAAGGTAGGTTTCCTTAGAGAAGCTGCCCTCAGCTGCGTTATTTTCCGTCTTTTTCGATGATGCCTTCTTTGTTGTTGCCATAGGTTTTCTCAATTTGCTGCCGTAGCCCCATAGAGCTACAAGGGGTGTTCACTGGCATGCTTTACTTAAAGTGCAAAACAATTATAAATCTAAATGTTTATGCTGTTGCCAGGGTTGTGCGAAAATAAGGGAAAAACCCAATAGAAGAAAATAATAAATGCATCTGCAAAAGCTGGAATTGCTAAACTTTAAAAATTATCCTGATTTAACACTGGATTTTTCGCCCGATATCAATTGTCTGGTGGGGGCGAATGGCAGTGGAAAAACTAATTTGCTTGATGCTATATACTATTTGAGTTTAACCAAAAGTGCTTTTCATGCTACAGATGCGCATAGTATTAAGCATGAAGAGGAGCTGATGGTAATCCGTGGCTGGTTTAAACGGGAGGAAAGCGTTGATACCGTGCAGTGCAGCCTGCAGCAGGGGCAGCGAAAGCTGGTTATGCGTAACAGAAAAGAATATGAGCGGCTTAGTGAGCATGTAGGTCGTTACCCCATTGTGCTCATAGCGCCCAATGATACGGATGTGATCCGGGAAGGAAGTGAGGTCAGGCGCAGATTTTTTGATGGCATTCTCTCCCAGGTTGATGCACATTACCTGCAAAACCTGCTGCGCTACAACCACGCCCTGAAGCAACGAAACAGCCTCTTAAAAACATTTTCGGAGCAGGGCAGGGTACAGTATGATCTGCTTGAGCCTTTTACCCTGCAGTTACTGCAGTATGGGGTGCCCCTGCTGGAACGGCGCCGGCATTTTATGCAAGAGTATATGCCACTGTTTGAACACCATTACCGTAACCTGACCGATGGGCAGGAAAGTGTTTTTATCCGCTACGAAACTAACCTGGATGCTAATAAGCCCGAGAAGTTAATGCAGGATAATGTGCAGCGAGATGTTGCCCTGCAGCGAACCCGCATTGGTGTTCACCGCGATGACTATGTGTTTGAGATTGATAGCTTTTCATTGAAGAAGTATGGCTCACAGGGGCAGCAAAAGAGCTTTCTGATTGCGCTAAAGCTGGCACAGTTTGACCTGCTGAGGGAGCATAAAGGCTTTAAGCCTATACTATTATTAGATGATATTTTCGATAAGCTTGATGATAAAAGAATGGCAAGGCTGATGGAGCTGGTTTCAGGCCATGCCTTTGGGCAACTTTTTGTAACCGATGCCAGACCGGAACGATCGGCCCGTTTATTTAAGGATTTATCTGATAGCGAGGTAATATATTTTTTAGTGCAAAAAGGAGCCGCTGTGCCTGTAGATGAACAGGCGCTGCTATCAGACTGATTTTTATTGATTTCAGAAATCAGGTTTTAGTAAGTATTGGATGAAACGGAGAAATAATTTAATCTATTCGCTTTAAAGTTTAAGATTAAATGCTAATATTTATATTAAAGTAGGAGTTTTATACTCCTGATGATAAATGTAAGCTTCAAAGCTATTTTTTTTCCTGTTCTACCCCCTTACCCTACTACCATGAAAAAGTTTTTGCGTTACTTGCTATCCGGCCTTGCAGTTATAGTGCTGCTGATGGGTGCCGGCGCGCTCTTTATTCAGTTGCGCGGAATTCCCACCTATGAAAAACCCGTACTTCAGCAAAGCGTAGAGATACATCCGCAGCGTATTGCCAGAGGTAAAAAGCTGGCTACCATGCTTTGCGCCGGCTGCCATCTGAATTCGGAAACCAAGCAACTTACGGGCAAGCATATGAGTGATGCCCCGCCTATATTCGGTGAAATCCATTCGCCTAACATTACTCAGGATAAAACATATGGTATTGGCGAGTGGACCGATGGTGAAATTATTTACCTGTTGCGCACCGGTATTAAGCGTGATGGCAGCTATGCTCCGCCTTATATGGCCAAACTTCCACACATGTCCGATGAAGACATTGCCTCGGTAGTAGCCTTTTTGCGCTCCGATGATGAAATGGTAAGAGCATCTGAGGTGCCTAGCGTTCCCAGCCAGCCCTCATTCATGACCAAGTTTCTGTCTAACATCGAATTCAAGCCACTGCCCTTTCCTACTACAGCCATTAATATTCCCGACAGCACAGATTTGGTGGCTTATGGCCGTTACCTCACCGTTAACCTTGATTGCTGGACCTGCCACTCCGGCGACTTTACCAAGCTGGATATCATGGTGCCTGAAAACAGTTACCACTTCCTGGCAGGTGGAAATAAAATGCTTGATCTGCAGGGCAAAGAAATGGTTACCCTGAATCTTACTCCTGATAAAGAAACGGGTATTGGCAACTGGTCGGAGGAGCAGTTTATCAGAGCGGTGAAGTATGGCATCATAGATGGAGAGCCGGCCTTGCGTTACCCAATGGTGCCTTACCCACAGCTTACGGATTATGAGGCAAAGGCCATCTATGCGTATCTGCAGACTATTCCCCCTGTAAAAAATCCCGTTAAACGCTCATCTATGTAATAAGCGTAAAATGGAGCCCTGCCATTTGGCAGGGCTTTTTTTATGAATAACTTCTGCGCAATTTCCTGGTTTAACAGCAAGAGCACGCTAGCACATATATTAATAGTGTAGATTTGTCTGCAGTGCCTGTTTTGCCAGTATCCATTTAGTATCTTTGTTTTATGAGCTCCTCTTCAAAATACCGTAACCGCCGAAACAGTACTACCAACACCTTTACCATAGGTGAGGCCCTGCAGGATTTGCTGCAGACTTATAAGATCAAAGCCCGCTTCGATGAAGCCAGCCTGCTTGCTTCCTGGGAGCGCCTGATGGGTGCACCTATTGCCAAGCGTACCAGCAAGATTTATGTACGTAACAAGGTGCTGTTTGTAGAGCTTAGCTCGGCCCCGCTAAAGCATGAGTTGAATAACAGCAAACGTAAGGTGCTTGAAATCATCAGTCGTGAATATGGCGAAGGCCTGCTGGAAGAAGTAATCTTTATCTGAGCCTAATCGTGATGATTGTACCCCACTAAATACATAATTGGCTACCAGTGGCCAACACCCCGGTGAGGCTATCACCATGCAGCAGAACACCTTCCCAATACTTTCTTGATGACTACTTAAAAAAGGCTAAAGCAGATTGTCTGCTCATCATGGATGGAGCTCCCTCTCACAGAAGTAAATTTGAGCTCCCCAGCATATCAACATTAAGCTACTGCCTGCTTATTCCCCTGACCAGACTGCCGACGTGCTTAATCATGTGCAGAGACTTTTTCAGGAACTAAGAAACGTTTTGAGTAATCGGATCTTTAACAGCATCAAAGAGGTAGAGTATCTGTTAGTGATGGCTCTACAGCCTTTTTTTGGAGTCAGCAGAAACCAAGGCAGCTGACTCTGTATTCCTGGATTATTGGTGACTCTTCTAGTTAAGTATATTATAAATCCGGAATAAAAAAGCATCATAAAGAAGACTGGATTTTGAGAATCCTGTTGCTTATACAACATAAAAAAAGCCCTCTCATGAAAATGAAAGGGCTTTGCTGTTCTGTTTTAGTGATTATTCAACTTCTACTGCTTCTGGTTTTTCTACTGCAGCGGGTTCATCAACAAGCGTCATTTCTTCTACAAGGTGTGTGGCGCCTGCAAACTTATCGATGATCAGCAGCACGTAGCGGATGTCTACAGCGATGTTACGGCATATTTCCGGGCTGTACTTGATATCGCTCATGGTGCTTTCCCAGCTGCGGTCAAAGTTCAGGCCAATCAGACGCCCATTTGCGTCAATTACCGGGCTGCCCGAGTTGCCGCCAGTGGTGTGGTTAGAGGCAATAAAGCACACAGGCATATAATCCTCGTTGGCATAGGGGCCATAATCTTTTGTCTGAAAGATTTCCTTTAATCGCCGGGGTACAATAAACTCTTCGTTGTTTGGGTCCTCTTTTTCCATAATTCCCTCCAGCGTAGTGTAATAGCGGTATTTTACACCATCCTGCGGAGTGGAGCCATCCACAATGCCATAGGTAACGCGCAGGGTGCTGTTGGCATCTGGATAGAACAGCTTATCCTGCTGCATCTGGCGCAGGCCTGCTACAAAGCGACGGTACAGCAGCTCCAGCTCCGGATCAGTGCTGGTAAATACAGGCGCTACTTCTTTTTCATAGATATCCTGGATAGCCCTCGCCAGTACAAAGCCCGGATCATTACGAAGTTTCTTAGCTGTTGCCTTAGGATTGTAAGTAGCCAGCATTTCCTGCATTCTTTTCTGCGAGCTTAAGATAGACTGGCTGTACACCTTATCTGCATATGCCTTTACAGCCGCTTCGGTTGGGGCAAGCTTTTGGAGTAACTCCGGCTGAAACTCCCGGGGCACATTTTGCTTGTACAGCAATAGCATGTTTACAAATAGCTCTTTGTCTGTGGCTACATTGTAATCTTTAAAATGCCGCTGCAGGGCTAGGTCGTAACGATCACGTTGTGTAGTAAAATCAGTAGCCGGCATGCTGCCAGATGCAATTGGTGCAAAGCTCGAGCCAAGGCGGACGAGGTCGATTCCTAATAGAGCTTCCCTCCGGTAGGTGTCGGCCAGGCTAACCTGCTCCTGTTGCTGGTATAGCGCTGCAAAGCGGTTGAGTAAGCCGCCATACAGCTCCTTGCGCTCTGCATTTTGCTGCACCCATGCTGTAAACTGCGCCTCCAGTGCCTGCTTGTCCTGCAGGGCATTCAGCTGATAAAGCCCCCTGTTCTCGCCCATCCACTTTTTCCAGTAATTGGCTACACTGGCATATTTGCTGGCGTACTGAATACGCACGGTATCATTAGCCTTCATATGTCGGCCCATGATCTCCAGGCGCTTATCCCGAATGTTGATGCGGTGCGGGTTAGTTTGCTCCATCAGCAGCTTTACAGCATGAGAGGTCAGGTACTGCTGGGTGCGACCTGGGAAACCAAACACCATGGTAAAATCACCTTCTTGTACGCCATCGAGCGAAACAGGCAGGTGGTGGCGTGGCTTTAAAGGCTTATTCTGGGGTGAGTATTTGGCAGGTTTGCCATCGGGGCCGGCATAAACCCTGAAAAGGGAGAAGTCGCCGGTATGACGTGGCCACATCCAGTTATCGGTATCACCACCAAATTTTCCAATAGAGGAGGGGGGGGCACCTACGAGACGAACATCTTCATAAGTTTCGGTAATGAACATATAGTATTCATTGCCATAATAGAAGGGCTTGATGATGGCACCATAATGTGTGCCCTCTGTAGCAGCCCTGGAGATTTCCCTGACACGTGCTGCCACTAGCTTTTCTCTTTCTGCTTCGGGCATGTCAGGCGCAATTCCTTTCAGCACCTGCTCACTTACATCTTCCATGCGGATGATGAAAGTTACAAACAGCCCGGCATTTGCTTTTTCTTCCTCCTTTTTCATAGCCCAGTAGCCTTTGGTGAGCAGGTCGTCCTGTACAGAGCTGTGTGATTGTATTGCGCTGTAGCCACAATGGTGGTTGGTGAGGATCAAACCCTCATCAGAGATCAGCTCTCCGGTGCAGAAGCCACCAAAAGAAACGATGGCATCCTTTAGGCTACTCTGGTTTACACTATAAATATCTTCGGCTGTAAGTTTCATCCCCTGCGCCTGCATATCATCCTGCAGTGCCTTCAGCATCAGGGGTAACCACATGCCCTCAGTTGCCCACATGGCCGGAGACAAACTAAGCGCCAGGAATAGCAATAGTATCCTCTTCATATACTTTATATAATGGTATTAAATCTTGGGGCTGAAATTAAATAAAATTATTTAATGCCCATTTCCTTTCTTCCTAACGCAGGAAGGGGCAAATAATGTTGCTGCTGTTAAATAAGACTGCCGAATAAACATTTGCCAGAGGCTGCCTTCTCATAAAAGCAATAGGAAAAGGCTAAAACGGTAAAATATAAATACCTGATTGGGCACTAGGAAATCAGGAGCAGGAGCCCTTACCTTTGTACTCCACTCTAGCGAAAGGCAGGAGTGAAGGCTTGAATGAAGAGCTTTAGCAGGATCTTAAAAATTTCTCTGAACCAGGGAACCAGCAGTGGTGCTATTACGGTTAAGACTCTTGCTGCCCCTTAGAGAAGGGACAAGCAGCGGATATTGATAGTCTTGGTTTCACTTCAGTTCAATGGAGGAATCTGAAAAAGTTTAGCTCCGGTGGGAACTTTAAGACAGGCAAAAGCGGTTAATACTCTTGCGCCCCTGAAGAAAAGGGGAGCATAGGGCTTGAAAGGAGCACTGGAAAGAGGAGTAGCAGGGAGCCTGAAAAACTTCCAATTATTTTCACAGCAGTACTTGCAAAGCGGAAAAGAAGCTTTACCTTTGCACTCCCCATACGGCAGCAGGCTGGTTGGGGAAACAGGGAGAGACAGACGAGAGATTGAAATTTTGAGAGAGCGATTATAGCTACAGGTTTAAAACTGTAGCTGTCAAGTATAAGAAGAAGAAAGAGAAGGGGTTAAAATCTTCTGAAAATTTTCTTCGAAAAAAGCTTGACATAGGAGGCAAAACTTACTTAACTTTGCACTCGCTTTTAGAAAAAGGAGCCCAGGCAAACGAGCCGGGGCGGTATAGAATACACAGACAAGCTACTATAATTATATCAGATAATTGATAGTAACTACAAGAGAGGAAGCCTTAGGAGTTGAGAGACTCATAAGAGGGAATCTGAAAAGTTCTTTGAATAGA of the Flammeovirgaceae bacterium 311 genome contains:
- a CDS encoding Peptidase S46, with amino-acid sequence MWLPLMLKALQDDMQAQGMKLTAEDIYSVNQSSLKDAIVSFGGFCTGELISDEGLILTNHHCGYSAIQSHSSVQDDLLTKGYWAMKKEEEKANAGLFVTFIIRMEDVSEQVLKGIAPDMPEAEREKLVAARVREISRAATEGTHYGAIIKPFYYGNEYYMFITETYEDVRLVGAPPSSIGKFGGDTDNWMWPRHTGDFSLFRVYAGPDGKPAKYSPQNKPLKPRHHLPVSLDGVQEGDFTMVFGFPGRTQQYLTSHAVKLLMEQTNPHRINIRDKRLEIMGRHMKANDTVRIQYASKYASVANYWKKWMGENRGLYQLNALQDKQALEAQFTAWVQQNAERKELYGGLLNRFAALYQQQEQVSLADTYRREALLGIDLVRLGSSFAPIASGSMPATDFTTQRDRYDLALQRHFKDYNVATDKELFVNMLLLYKQNVPREFQPELLQKLAPTEAAVKAYADKVYSQSILSSQKRMQEMLATYNPKATAKKLRNDPGFVLARAIQDIYEKEVAPVFTSTDPELELLYRRFVAGLRQMQQDKLFYPDANSTLRVTYGIVDGSTPQDGVKYRYYTTLEGIMEKEDPNNEEFIVPRRLKEIFQTKDYGPYANEDYMPVCFIASNHTTGGNSGSPVIDANGRLIGLNFDRSWESTMSDIKYSPEICRNIAVDIRYVLLIIDKFAGATHLVEEMTLVDEPAAVEKPEAVEVE
- a CDS encoding recF protein (COG1195 Recombinational DNA repair ATPase (RecF pathway)), coding for MHLQKLELLNFKNYPDLTLDFSPDINCLVGANGSGKTNLLDAIYYLSLTKSAFHATDAHSIKHEEELMVIRGWFKREESVDTVQCSLQQGQRKLVMRNRKEYERLSEHVGRYPIVLIAPNDTDVIREGSEVRRRFFDGILSQVDAHYLQNLLRYNHALKQRNSLLKTFSEQGRVQYDLLEPFTLQLLQYGVPLLERRRHFMQEYMPLFEHHYRNLTDGQESVFIRYETNLDANKPEKLMQDNVQRDVALQRTRIGVHRDDYVFEIDSFSLKKYGSQGQQKSFLIALKLAQFDLLREHKGFKPILLLDDIFDKLDDKRMARLMELVSGHAFGQLFVTDARPERSARLFKDLSDSEVIYFLVQKGAAVPVDEQALLSD
- a CDS encoding cytochrome c (COG2010 Cytochrome c, mono- and diheme variants), coding for MINVSFKAIFFPVLPPYPTTMKKFLRYLLSGLAVIVLLMGAGALFIQLRGIPTYEKPVLQQSVEIHPQRIARGKKLATMLCAGCHLNSETKQLTGKHMSDAPPIFGEIHSPNITQDKTYGIGEWTDGEIIYLLRTGIKRDGSYAPPYMAKLPHMSDEDIASVVAFLRSDDEMVRASEVPSVPSQPSFMTKFLSNIEFKPLPFPTTAINIPDSTDLVAYGRYLTVNLDCWTCHSGDFTKLDIMVPENSYHFLAGGNKMLDLQGKEMVTLNLTPDKETGIGNWSEEQFIRAVKYGIIDGEPALRYPMVPYPQLTDYEAKAIYAYLQTIPPVKNPVKRSSM
- a CDS encoding hypothetical protein (COG5512 Zn-ribbon-containing, possibly RNA-binding protein and truncated derivatives) translates to MSSSSKYRNRRNSTTNTFTIGEALQDLLQTYKIKARFDEASLLASWERLMGAPIAKRTSKIYVRNKVLFVELSSAPLKHELNNSKRKVLEIISREYGEGLLEEVIFI